One Embleya scabrispora DNA segment encodes these proteins:
- a CDS encoding transglutaminaseTgpA domain-containing protein, which yields MSGPGIRRRGWSLVATTCAALCVGFAFRRVFGTGEVMLTAILSAIVPTLVVLACSGGPKRFVTDAEKARATRPLWPSLVLSALAWLLVVSASLFRDRAVGHVIPTPAGMRDIAAAVVDAPKSILTTVLPAPADGELLVLVSACVWVAALAGAELALRTATVSLPALPALLALIVPVILGVGGPGSNLPIVVAMIGAIGLLLLIRAPERLPALGTAVVGVPIVIALACVAALLGPDLPGTRTRRPPDLRDLVALPQPERLTGISPLDRISAWLMSPDQPMFSVAGPSAPDRYWRLTVLDRYDGSSWYPVRNLRATAGRVPESPDGRPPVLSTVVNTVTVRDLGDIWLPGTDRPTEVDAPGLRLRVDPGSGVIASGSGLRSGTRYRIDTRVPALDPDRLQFLPAAQDPANTALPESDAMGRPIPALESLRAKATVATSGSTFPYQQALRLAQWLRANHRYDISAVPGHSYRNLQFFLETTKEGTSEQFATAFAVMARTLNLPSRVVVGFSAGREGANGVREVRSGDIVAWPEVEFEGVGWVPFFPTPGQATDSGARKQAPEQKTPATSAPAKPVTRAEKDREIAGQARSGPAPDTASRTTAHGDGARWWLLVAAGAGAGVVGYPAAAAIGPVLARRRRRRGGPREQVIGAWRQINDDLVGAGMRTSGSLTVGEIADYGATRLPPEAGARLPELASLVNDIAYGDRRVEQADADAAWRDRAIVAGAVRRIDGRPRAHVRAYRRMRPRSVALVFRSPDKGRE from the coding sequence ATGAGCGGCCCGGGTATTCGCCGTCGCGGGTGGTCGCTGGTCGCGACCACGTGCGCCGCGCTGTGTGTGGGGTTCGCGTTCCGCCGGGTGTTCGGCACGGGCGAGGTGATGCTTACCGCGATCCTGTCCGCGATCGTGCCCACCCTCGTGGTCCTGGCCTGCTCCGGCGGCCCCAAACGGTTCGTGACGGACGCGGAGAAGGCCCGCGCGACACGGCCGTTGTGGCCCTCGCTCGTACTGTCCGCGCTGGCCTGGCTCCTGGTCGTCTCCGCCTCGCTCTTTCGCGACCGCGCGGTCGGGCACGTGATTCCCACTCCCGCGGGCATGCGCGACATCGCCGCCGCCGTCGTCGACGCGCCCAAGTCGATCCTGACCACCGTCCTGCCCGCGCCCGCCGACGGGGAACTGCTCGTCCTGGTCTCCGCATGCGTGTGGGTGGCGGCCCTCGCGGGCGCCGAACTGGCCCTGCGCACCGCCACCGTGTCGCTGCCCGCGCTGCCCGCGCTGCTCGCCCTGATCGTCCCCGTCATCCTGGGCGTCGGCGGTCCCGGTTCCAATCTCCCGATCGTGGTCGCCATGATCGGCGCGATCGGACTGCTGCTGTTGATCCGGGCGCCGGAACGGCTGCCGGCGCTGGGCACGGCTGTGGTCGGCGTGCCGATCGTGATCGCCCTGGCGTGTGTCGCGGCCCTGCTCGGCCCCGACCTGCCCGGCACCCGCACCAGGCGCCCGCCCGATCTGCGCGACCTGGTCGCGCTGCCGCAGCCGGAGCGGTTGACGGGCATCAGCCCGCTCGATCGCATCTCCGCGTGGCTGATGTCCCCCGACCAGCCGATGTTCAGCGTCGCCGGGCCCAGTGCGCCCGATCGATACTGGCGGCTGACGGTGCTCGATCGCTACGACGGGTCGAGTTGGTATCCGGTGCGGAACCTGCGCGCCACCGCCGGCCGCGTCCCGGAGTCGCCCGACGGTCGACCACCCGTGCTGTCCACGGTGGTCAACACCGTGACCGTGCGCGACCTCGGCGACATCTGGCTGCCGGGCACCGATCGGCCGACCGAAGTGGACGCGCCGGGCCTGCGGTTGCGGGTCGACCCGGGCAGCGGGGTGATCGCGAGCGGCTCGGGCCTGCGCTCGGGCACGCGCTACCGGATCGACACGCGCGTTCCCGCGCTGGATCCGGACCGCCTCCAGTTCCTGCCCGCGGCACAGGATCCCGCGAACACGGCCCTTCCCGAGAGCGACGCGATGGGACGGCCGATCCCGGCCCTGGAATCGTTGCGGGCCAAGGCCACCGTCGCCACCTCGGGCAGCACGTTCCCGTACCAGCAGGCCCTGCGCCTGGCCCAGTGGCTGCGCGCCAACCACCGTTACGACATCTCCGCGGTGCCCGGTCACTCGTATCGCAACCTCCAGTTCTTCCTGGAGACGACCAAGGAGGGCACGTCGGAGCAATTCGCCACCGCCTTCGCGGTGATGGCGCGCACGCTCAATCTGCCCAGCCGGGTGGTCGTGGGCTTCTCCGCCGGGCGCGAAGGCGCCAACGGTGTCCGGGAGGTGCGCAGCGGTGACATCGTCGCGTGGCCGGAGGTCGAATTCGAGGGGGTGGGCTGGGTGCCGTTCTTCCCCACGCCCGGACAGGCCACCGACTCGGGCGCCCGCAAGCAGGCTCCCGAGCAGAAGACGCCCGCGACCAGTGCGCCGGCCAAACCGGTCACCCGTGCGGAGAAGGACCGGGAGATCGCCGGGCAGGCGCGCTCGGGCCCCGCGCCGGACACCGCGAGCCGCACCACCGCGCACGGGGACGGTGCCCGGTGGTGGCTGCTCGTCGCGGCGGGCGCGGGTGCGGGCGTCGTCGGGTATCCGGCCGCGGCCGCGATCGGCCCCGTCCTGGCCCGGCGCCGACGCCGCCGGGGCGGGCCTCGTGAGCAGGTCATCGGTGCCTGGCGACAGATCAACGACGACCTGGTCGGGGCGGGGATGCGTACGAGCGGGTCGCTCACGGTCGGCGAGATCGCCGACTACGGCGCGACCCGACTGCCCCCGGAGGCGGGCGCGCGACTGCCCGAACTGGCCTCCCTGGTCAACGACATCGCCTATGGGGATCGCAGGGTCGAACAGGCGGACGCGGATGCCGCGTGGCGGGATCGGGCGATCGTGGCGGGGGCCGTACGCCGGATCGACGGCCGGCCCCGGGCGCACGTCCGGGCCTACCGCAGGATGCGCCCGCGTTCGGTGGCGCTGGTATTTCGATCGCCCGACAAAGGACGAGAGTGA
- a CDS encoding fibronectin type III domain-containing protein, which yields MSQRPAPDSPTPSSAREPDPEPQSAPPRESRLSRIPGLSRLRLDRNRPTAIVAIGAAVSVIAASVVVGIGAAGADSDLSDVGAWLPSGSKNLVVHVNGLTGRVDARITLPGGQDPTTLQVSTDGKTVLVLNKKTGQLNQIDPRQLTVAQTSPDGTPNQDIATGGGNAWRISPGKGEVQRIDPRPTTDAANALGSFATIGPPIVFEDAQGGRIPLGKSQADADGTLWVPLSATGEVVPIQGSDRGAPIKVAEPGHPLLLTLVKAAPPGNEGGRKSGADRVVVTDVTAGKAMTLTQTSVASTFKLPTELTKGAPDRFLVPGVSEGAVVPFLASDTGSLALLDVNSGSIQAAPIQTQKHTYGSPSVLGAKVYVPDFDTGALLVYNTVQARFEEPIKVTGAKGTLETYVSNGLLWVNDQNSAEAAVVDVQGRIHRIGKDGEPGADGVPGDQATPTVTKPPGAGATSAPPSTPPSSQPPAEDQQLPGGGEAPPQDVPGDDPFPPPPPHDTKPKPDPRPPTEETPQLPVPLPSKTTPADPGETPEPQPTKTAGTPTAPGTASASATSSAPGTTEPTGTTSPTGTTSPTGTTSPTGTTPPPTTPPTTPPEMKAPGTPKATSSQGKITLTFSPSEGAKPTRYTLGNVTAGLSVTPDAVAPGGTMKFTVSGGECGKEYKFFVTAEFAGQKKMNSGWSQPIQPCVKPPKPENVSVTVASGGHGATLKWTLPKGTDPKTTYQVKIGANTYAVSGTSYVAKGLKNSQKYAVTITAKNAAGSGSATTTIDLTPPKRTYNVGPNRNNSIGIGIHAGPRIDAATRRGEIGSNYTGSITVHCQTMGQSVTRTATNVHSAVWDRVDYKSVSGYVSDLYVRTPNSDRGKFSPPLWECE from the coding sequence ATGTCCCAGCGCCCCGCGCCCGACTCGCCGACCCCGTCGTCGGCTCGGGAACCCGATCCCGAGCCACAGTCCGCCCCGCCGCGTGAAAGCCGCCTGTCCCGCATCCCCGGGCTGTCCCGCCTGCGCCTGGACCGCAACCGTCCGACCGCGATCGTGGCGATCGGCGCGGCCGTCTCGGTCATCGCCGCCTCGGTCGTGGTAGGCATCGGCGCGGCCGGAGCCGACTCCGACCTCTCGGACGTGGGCGCGTGGCTGCCCAGCGGCTCCAAGAACCTCGTCGTGCACGTGAACGGCCTGACCGGACGGGTCGACGCCCGGATCACCCTGCCCGGCGGCCAGGACCCCACCACCTTGCAGGTGAGCACGGACGGCAAGACCGTCCTGGTGCTGAACAAGAAGACCGGGCAGCTCAACCAGATCGACCCCCGCCAACTCACCGTCGCCCAGACCTCACCGGACGGAACCCCCAACCAGGACATCGCCACCGGAGGCGGGAACGCGTGGCGGATCAGCCCCGGCAAGGGGGAGGTGCAGCGCATCGACCCGCGACCGACCACCGACGCCGCCAACGCGCTCGGCTCCTTTGCCACGATCGGACCGCCGATCGTCTTCGAGGACGCCCAGGGAGGGCGCATCCCGCTGGGCAAGAGTCAGGCGGACGCCGACGGCACCCTGTGGGTACCGCTGTCGGCCACCGGTGAGGTGGTGCCGATCCAGGGTTCCGACCGAGGCGCGCCGATCAAGGTCGCCGAGCCCGGACATCCGCTGCTGTTGACCCTCGTCAAGGCCGCGCCGCCGGGCAACGAGGGCGGGCGCAAGTCCGGTGCCGACCGGGTGGTGGTCACCGACGTGACCGCCGGCAAGGCCATGACGCTCACCCAGACGAGCGTGGCGAGCACCTTCAAGCTGCCGACCGAACTGACCAAGGGAGCGCCCGACCGGTTCCTGGTGCCCGGCGTCAGCGAGGGCGCGGTCGTGCCCTTCCTGGCCTCCGACACCGGCTCGTTGGCCCTTCTCGACGTCAACAGCGGTTCCATCCAGGCGGCTCCGATACAGACGCAGAAGCACACCTACGGAAGCCCGTCGGTGCTCGGCGCCAAGGTCTACGTGCCCGACTTCGACACGGGCGCGCTGCTCGTCTACAACACGGTCCAGGCCAGGTTCGAGGAGCCGATCAAGGTCACCGGCGCCAAGGGCACGCTGGAGACGTACGTCAGCAACGGCCTCCTCTGGGTCAACGACCAGAACAGTGCCGAGGCGGCGGTCGTCGACGTCCAGGGTCGCATCCATCGGATCGGCAAGGACGGCGAACCCGGCGCCGACGGTGTTCCGGGCGACCAGGCCACTCCCACCGTGACCAAGCCGCCGGGCGCCGGCGCGACCTCCGCCCCGCCCTCGACTCCTCCGTCCTCGCAACCGCCCGCCGAGGACCAGCAGTTGCCGGGCGGCGGCGAGGCGCCGCCGCAGGACGTACCCGGCGACGATCCGTTCCCGCCGCCACCCCCGCACGACACGAAGCCCAAGCCCGACCCTCGGCCGCCCACGGAAGAGACTCCGCAACTGCCGGTGCCGCTGCCGAGCAAGACCACGCCGGCCGACCCGGGCGAGACGCCCGAGCCGCAGCCGACGAAGACGGCCGGGACGCCCACCGCCCCGGGTACGGCCTCGGCGTCCGCGACCTCGTCCGCGCCGGGCACGACCGAGCCGACCGGCACCACGAGTCCGACAGGTACCACGAGTCCGACCGGCACGACGAGTCCGACCGGCACCACTCCGCCCCCGACCACCCCACCGACCACCCCGCCCGAGATGAAGGCGCCCGGCACGCCCAAGGCCACGTCGAGCCAGGGGAAGATCACCCTGACCTTCAGTCCGTCGGAAGGCGCCAAGCCCACCCGGTACACCCTGGGCAACGTGACCGCCGGTCTCAGCGTCACCCCCGACGCCGTCGCTCCCGGCGGCACGATGAAGTTCACCGTCTCGGGAGGCGAGTGCGGCAAGGAGTACAAGTTCTTCGTCACCGCCGAGTTCGCCGGCCAGAAGAAGATGAACTCCGGTTGGTCCCAACCGATTCAACCGTGTGTCAAGCCGCCCAAGCCGGAGAACGTGAGTGTCACCGTGGCAAGCGGCGGGCACGGGGCCACATTGAAGTGGACGCTGCCCAAGGGCACCGACCCCAAGACCACCTACCAGGTGAAGATCGGCGCGAACACGTACGCCGTCTCCGGGACCTCGTACGTGGCCAAGGGCCTCAAGAACAGCCAGAAGTACGCCGTCACGATCACCGCGAAGAACGCGGCCGGCAGCGGCTCCGCCACCACGACGATCGACCTGACGCCGCCGAAGCGGACCTACAACGTCGGTCCCAACCGGAACAACTCGATCGGCATCGGCATTCACGCCGGGCCGCGGATCGACGCCGCCACCCGCAGGGGTGAGATCGGCAGCAACTACACCGGCAGCATCACGGTGCACTGCCAGACCATGGGCCAGAGCGTGACCCGCACGGCCACCAACGTGCACAGCGCCGTGTGGGACCGGGTCGACTACAAGTCCGTCTCGGGCTACGTCAGCGACCTGTACGTGCGAACCCCCAATTCCGACAGGGGAAAGTTCTCGCCTCCGCTCTGGGAGTGCGAGTAA
- a CDS encoding DUF4913 domain-containing protein: MNDPDESEPPVGRDDANAAPQPEKMFFSSVEVFVTEYLAPLLRRRLNRSLAVWCPSWWAHPEAVARLTSLWRAFEYLRRDAALGSSIWWTHHADPHLRVLMDPDIGPFAVCDPRDGHSGSPLPALPLTPVPPGLLDHPGFRVEGSLFEDMRRRDEHEEPREPRTGYPKDKVLNKNIGF, from the coding sequence ATGAACGATCCCGACGAATCCGAGCCGCCCGTGGGCCGAGACGACGCGAACGCGGCGCCGCAGCCCGAGAAGATGTTCTTCTCCTCGGTGGAGGTGTTCGTCACCGAGTATCTGGCGCCGCTGCTCCGCCGCCGGCTCAACCGGTCGCTGGCCGTGTGGTGCCCCAGTTGGTGGGCTCATCCGGAGGCCGTCGCCCGACTGACGAGCCTGTGGCGGGCCTTCGAATACCTGCGCCGGGACGCGGCGTTGGGCAGTTCGATCTGGTGGACCCACCATGCCGACCCGCACCTGCGCGTGCTCATGGATCCCGACATCGGGCCGTTCGCCGTCTGCGATCCCAGGGACGGCCACAGCGGCAGCCCGTTGCCGGCCCTGCCCCTGACCCCCGTTCCCCCCGGACTGCTCGATCACCCCGGGTTCCGGGTCGAGGGATCGCTGTTCGAGGACATGCGGCGGCGGGACGAGCACGAGGAACCGCGGGAACCGCGGACCGGATATCCCAAGGACAAGGTCCTGAACAAGAACATCGGCTTCTGA
- a CDS encoding DUF58 domain-containing protein — translation MLSTGGRGILAVGAILCAVGWGLGYGEARVLGVAALAAVALALAWTAPRPSVRARRTVVPAKVARGDAAHAVVVLVNTGTRPLRGLRAEDHVAGEPVYPATLPAVPPGAEVGARYPLPTHVRGRVSVGPMSLVRGDPLGLSRRAREHGAVETLLVRPRTVPLPVLPAGRTHHLEGPTSDTAEDGTLTFHSLREYTLGDDLRRVHWRSTARTGVMMVRRMIDVSLPATTVVLDTRVGSYAGRPPWSTSAETFEVAVEVAASVAAAVAGKNFPLHVFTGAGPLTGAQDRQAGSGRLLDLFAVVEADAAHSLRDTFEILERRRDSDTLVVVTGVGSAAELEALGRVTRRFDRVVVIRVAAPGGPPPAALPLPAQVTRLLVTDLEELARAWHREAVR, via the coding sequence ATGCTCTCCACCGGCGGTCGCGGAATTCTGGCGGTCGGCGCGATCCTGTGCGCGGTGGGCTGGGGGCTCGGGTACGGCGAGGCTCGGGTGCTGGGAGTCGCCGCGTTGGCCGCGGTCGCCCTCGCACTGGCGTGGACGGCGCCGCGTCCGTCGGTACGGGCCCGGCGTACCGTCGTCCCCGCCAAGGTCGCCCGCGGCGACGCCGCCCACGCGGTCGTCGTACTGGTCAACACCGGGACCCGGCCGCTGCGCGGGCTGCGTGCGGAGGACCACGTCGCGGGTGAGCCGGTGTATCCGGCCACACTGCCGGCGGTGCCCCCGGGAGCCGAGGTCGGCGCCCGCTACCCGCTGCCCACCCATGTCCGCGGCCGGGTCTCGGTCGGCCCCATGTCGCTGGTGCGCGGCGATCCGCTCGGCCTGAGCCGACGCGCGCGCGAACACGGCGCGGTCGAGACCCTGTTGGTCCGACCGCGCACCGTCCCGTTGCCGGTGTTGCCGGCCGGCCGCACGCATCACCTGGAAGGACCCACGTCCGACACGGCCGAGGACGGCACGCTGACCTTCCATTCGTTGCGCGAGTACACCCTCGGCGACGATCTGCGGCGCGTGCACTGGCGTTCGACCGCGCGTACCGGGGTCATGATGGTGCGGCGCATGATCGACGTGAGCCTGCCGGCGACCACGGTCGTGCTGGACACCCGCGTCGGGTCGTACGCCGGCCGACCACCGTGGTCGACGTCGGCGGAGACGTTCGAGGTCGCGGTCGAGGTGGCCGCGTCGGTGGCCGCCGCGGTGGCCGGGAAGAATTTTCCCCTGCACGTGTTCACCGGGGCCGGGCCGCTCACCGGCGCGCAGGATCGCCAGGCCGGTTCCGGACGCCTGCTGGATCTGTTCGCGGTGGTCGAGGCCGACGCCGCACACTCGCTGCGCGACACGTTCGAGATCCTGGAGCGCCGTCGCGACAGCGACACGCTCGTGGTGGTCACCGGCGTCGGGTCGGCCGCCGAACTCGAGGCGCTGGGCCGGGTGACGCGTCGTTTCGACCGGGTCGTGGTGATCCGGGTGGCCGCCCCCGGAGGCCCGCCACCGGCCGCGCTGCCGCTGCCCGCGCAGGTGACCAGGCTGCTGGTCACCGACCTCGAGGAACTCGCGCGCGCGTGGCACCGCGAGGCGGTGCGATGA
- a CDS encoding type IV secretory system conjugative DNA transfer family protein has product MSATNNKRGPNPYGDMYMILAVMGVLMAVTGAMWVGATLTRAETDLAPPPPPIILLGLVLDKYTWPGTGATVISVVLCLLMAAVTAGATYLVVVYRRRLLVIDRAIPYLATPRELGASTTKGVRRKADQFGVSQTEAPGLYIGKTVRQGLDVWGSWEDMHVDIWGPRTGKTTSRAIPNIVAAPGAVVVTSNKRDIVDATRASRARRGKVWVFDPQNQAGAKPTWYWDPLSYVGGSITLAVKMASRFSGINRPGHARSDAYFEPAAEDLIAHLLLAASISGKTITQVFTWLTRPTDDTPERILRDGGHHASADAVDSVITAPDRQRAGVYGTAAQIMSFLVAPTVTAWIEPGDNPNRPAFDYKAFVRGGDTLYMLSEETNKMAAPLVMAFTAAIAEEAENTGRDCPGGRLPIPMLFVLDEAANVCPWKALPDKYSHFGSRGIVMMTMLQSWAQGAAAWGDVGMAKLWGAANVRVYGGGVLDTKFLGDLSAASGIFEPGTRSYSRKSTDFFESNVTKGSRTEPVLDVPDLASMPRGRAFVQFSGAKPALIRTVPWWETVYADEIRASIAEFDPGAQNSPMALKKVS; this is encoded by the coding sequence GTGAGTGCCACCAATAACAAGCGCGGCCCCAACCCCTACGGCGACATGTACATGATCCTCGCCGTCATGGGCGTCCTCATGGCGGTCACCGGGGCGATGTGGGTGGGAGCCACGCTCACCAGGGCCGAGACCGACCTCGCGCCGCCGCCCCCGCCGATCATCCTGCTCGGCCTGGTGCTGGACAAGTACACGTGGCCGGGCACCGGTGCCACCGTGATCAGCGTCGTCCTGTGCCTGCTCATGGCCGCCGTCACCGCCGGCGCGACCTATCTCGTGGTGGTCTATCGCCGCCGCCTGCTCGTCATCGATCGTGCCATTCCCTATCTGGCCACCCCACGCGAACTCGGCGCGTCCACGACCAAGGGTGTGCGGCGCAAGGCGGACCAGTTCGGCGTGTCCCAGACCGAGGCGCCCGGCCTGTACATCGGCAAGACCGTGCGCCAAGGGCTCGACGTCTGGGGTTCGTGGGAGGACATGCACGTGGACATCTGGGGGCCGCGCACCGGAAAGACCACGTCGCGGGCGATTCCCAACATCGTCGCGGCGCCCGGTGCGGTGGTCGTCACCTCGAACAAGCGCGACATCGTCGACGCGACCCGGGCCTCGCGGGCCCGGCGCGGCAAGGTCTGGGTGTTCGACCCGCAGAACCAGGCCGGCGCCAAACCCACGTGGTACTGGGATCCGCTGTCCTACGTGGGCGGCAGCATCACGCTCGCGGTCAAGATGGCGAGTCGCTTCTCCGGCATCAACCGACCCGGACACGCGCGCAGCGACGCCTACTTCGAGCCCGCGGCGGAGGACCTGATCGCGCACCTGCTGCTCGCCGCCTCGATCAGCGGAAAGACCATCACCCAGGTGTTCACCTGGCTCACCCGCCCCACCGACGACACTCCCGAACGCATCCTGCGCGACGGTGGACACCACGCCTCGGCCGACGCGGTGGATTCGGTGATCACCGCGCCGGATCGCCAGCGCGCCGGTGTCTACGGCACGGCGGCCCAGATCATGTCCTTCCTCGTCGCACCGACGGTGACCGCGTGGATCGAGCCGGGCGACAACCCCAACCGTCCGGCGTTCGACTACAAGGCGTTCGTGCGCGGCGGGGACACGCTCTACATGCTCTCGGAAGAGACGAACAAGATGGCCGCTCCCCTGGTGATGGCCTTCACCGCGGCCATCGCCGAGGAGGCCGAGAACACCGGACGCGACTGCCCGGGCGGCCGGTTGCCGATCCCGATGCTCTTCGTGCTCGACGAGGCGGCGAACGTCTGCCCCTGGAAGGCGTTGCCGGACAAGTACTCGCACTTCGGTTCACGCGGCATCGTGATGATGACCATGCTCCAGTCCTGGGCGCAGGGCGCCGCGGCGTGGGGTGACGTGGGAATGGCGAAACTGTGGGGCGCGGCCAACGTGCGCGTCTACGGGGGCGGCGTCCTGGACACCAAGTTCCTCGGCGACCTCTCGGCCGCCTCCGGCATCTTCGAGCCGGGCACCCGGAGTTACTCCCGCAAGTCGACCGACTTCTTCGAGAGCAACGTCACCAAGGGCTCCCGCACCGAGCCCGTGCTCGACGTACCCGACCTGGCGTCCATGCCGCGCGGTCGCGCCTTCGTGCAGTTCAGCGGAGCGAAACCGGCGTTGATCCGCACGGTCCCGTGGTGGGAGACCGTATACGCCGACGAGATTCGGGCGTCGATCGCCGAATTCGACCCGGGTGCCCAGAACTCGCCCATGGCCCTGAAGAAGGTTTCATGA
- a CDS encoding NlpC/P60 family protein, whose translation MSKKKRKTGLILGLFSGGFVAFVVLMATLIAAVTNPLNVAKGFLNMAFNVDAVPAAFRSFVAQTGNVCPEVTPTVVAAQIDQESSWRPNIVSPAGAVGLSQFIPSTWATWGGGYPQTDPRANIMAQERYDCYLAGEVRKIQAGQYKTCTMTMHGRVYTNAGPKAGETRGDVFDLMLASYNAGPGAVCYYRGIPPWPETEGYVPGIKNIMSKYSAPQVKNAVYTGDTKTLAGRAVNVARQTIGKYPYSWGGGTFTGPSEGFAQGAGIVGFDCSGFVRFVFYQASGGALKLPRTTGPQSGVGQRILSSVGPPSKAEEAKMQPGDVIFFTSSGGGVGTSATHHTALYVGNSTTINAYKTGTIIREDPFSRFSRSDIWTVQRYSVTTTAQA comes from the coding sequence ATGAGCAAGAAGAAGAGGAAGACCGGGCTGATCCTGGGTCTTTTCTCGGGGGGCTTCGTGGCCTTCGTCGTCCTGATGGCGACTCTCATCGCCGCCGTCACGAACCCGCTCAACGTGGCCAAGGGTTTCCTGAACATGGCCTTCAACGTCGACGCCGTTCCGGCCGCGTTCAGATCGTTCGTCGCGCAGACCGGAAACGTGTGCCCCGAGGTGACTCCCACGGTCGTCGCCGCGCAGATCGATCAGGAAAGCAGCTGGCGGCCGAACATCGTGAGTCCGGCGGGCGCCGTCGGGCTGAGTCAGTTCATCCCCTCGACGTGGGCGACCTGGGGTGGCGGCTATCCCCAGACCGATCCCCGGGCCAACATCATGGCTCAGGAGCGCTACGACTGCTATCTCGCCGGCGAGGTCCGCAAGATCCAGGCGGGGCAGTACAAGACGTGCACGATGACCATGCACGGCAGGGTCTACACCAACGCGGGGCCGAAGGCCGGCGAGACGCGCGGCGACGTGTTCGATCTGATGCTCGCGTCCTACAACGCGGGCCCCGGCGCCGTCTGTTACTACCGGGGAATTCCGCCGTGGCCCGAGACCGAGGGATACGTCCCCGGGATCAAGAACATCATGAGCAAGTACTCGGCGCCGCAGGTGAAGAACGCCGTGTACACGGGCGACACCAAGACGCTCGCGGGACGCGCCGTCAATGTCGCGAGGCAGACGATCGGCAAGTATCCGTATTCCTGGGGAGGCGGCACCTTCACCGGCCCCAGCGAGGGATTCGCCCAGGGCGCCGGAATCGTGGGATTCGACTGCTCCGGCTTCGTGCGATTCGTCTTCTACCAGGCGTCCGGCGGGGCGTTGAAGCTGCCGCGTACCACGGGTCCCCAGTCGGGCGTGGGTCAGCGGATCCTCTCCTCGGTCGGCCCTCCGAGCAAGGCCGAGGAAGCCAAGATGCAACCGGGGGACGTCATCTTCTTCACCAGTTCGGGCGGCGGGGTCGGCACTTCTGCCACCCACCACACAGCCCTGTACGTCGGGAACTCGACGACGATCAACGCGTACAAGACCGGCACCATCATCAGGGAGGACCCCTTCTCCCGATTCTCGAGGTCGGACATCTGGACGGTCCAGCGCTATTCCGTCACCACCACGGCGCAGGCCTGA
- a CDS encoding AAA family ATPase: MTQLATPANGNQPAEAPQFHAGDALRLFRECFRALGDNIERVVVGKRDVVDLALIALFAEGHLLVEDVPGTGKTTLARAISASIDASWHRIQFTPDLLPSDITGVSMFRQTTNTFEFLPGPVFAHVVIGDEINRASPKTQSAMLEVMEEGRITVDGTTHEVPRPFIVIATQNPVDMSGTYPLPEAQLDRFLMRVTVGYPDLASEIAVASGAGGGATIEGLPVIATARHIQEFVQVARHHVGAAQPVVDYAVRLARATRENVHTRLGAGPRGSVALVRAARVRAASQERNHILPEDVKALARPILTHRLLLAPDAELSGVTAADVLDEILDRVPAPQPTAAKGHG; encoded by the coding sequence GTGACCCAGCTCGCCACCCCGGCGAACGGCAACCAGCCGGCCGAGGCCCCCCAGTTCCACGCCGGCGACGCCCTGCGGCTGTTCCGAGAGTGCTTTCGCGCGCTCGGAGACAACATCGAACGTGTCGTCGTCGGCAAGCGTGATGTCGTGGACCTCGCGCTGATCGCCCTGTTCGCCGAGGGCCACCTGCTCGTCGAGGACGTCCCGGGCACCGGCAAGACCACGCTGGCCAGGGCGATCTCCGCGTCCATCGACGCGTCGTGGCATCGCATCCAGTTCACCCCGGACCTGTTGCCGTCCGACATCACCGGTGTGTCGATGTTCCGCCAGACCACGAACACCTTCGAATTCCTTCCCGGACCCGTCTTCGCCCACGTGGTGATCGGCGACGAGATCAACCGCGCCTCGCCCAAGACCCAGTCGGCGATGCTCGAGGTGATGGAGGAGGGCCGGATCACCGTCGACGGGACCACCCACGAGGTCCCGCGCCCGTTCATCGTCATCGCGACGCAGAACCCGGTGGACATGTCCGGCACCTATCCGTTGCCCGAGGCCCAACTCGACCGCTTCCTGATGCGGGTGACCGTCGGCTACCCCGACCTCGCCTCGGAGATCGCCGTCGCCTCGGGCGCGGGCGGCGGGGCGACCATCGAAGGGCTGCCCGTGATCGCGACGGCGCGGCACATCCAGGAGTTCGTCCAGGTGGCCCGGCACCATGTCGGCGCGGCGCAGCCGGTCGTCGACTACGCCGTGCGGCTGGCCCGCGCCACGCGCGAGAACGTGCACACCCGGCTGGGCGCCGGTCCGCGCGGCAGCGTCGCGCTGGTCCGGGCCGCGCGGGTGCGGGCCGCGTCGCAGGAGCGCAACCACATCCTTCCCGAAGACGTGAAGGCGCTGGCCCGACCGATCCTGACCCACCGCCTGCTGCTCGCCCCGGACGCCGAACTGAGCGGTGTCACGGCCGCCGACGTGCTCGACGAGATCCTCGACCGGGTGCCGGCGCCGCAGCCGACCGCTGCGAAGGGTCACGGTTGA